ATCTTGATTATCCTGTTTTCGATACAGCAGTTTGGGACAAACCTCGTTGGAAAATTTTTCGCACCGTTGATGTTGATCTGGTTCTCTATGCTCGGCGTATTGGGTGTTTCTATGATTTACGGCCATGCCGAGATTTTCAAGGCACTAAACCCCTATTACGCATACGAATTACTCGTGGCTCATCCCGATGGAATCTTTCTTTTAGGCGCGGTATTCCTTTGTACGACGGGTGCGGAGGCATTATATTCAGATATGGGGCACTGTGGCCGTAAAAACATCAGGGTGAGCTGGATATTCGTAAAGACGATGCTGGTCTTGAATTACTTTGGCCAGGCCGCTTATCTGATGGCGCACCAAGGCGAAAAGTTGGTAAATCTGGGTCGTGGTAATAATGGCAACCCGTTTTATCTTATCATGCCCGATTGGTTCCAGCCTTTCGGAATTGTCATTGCTACGATGGCGGCTGTAATCGCTTCACAGGCGTTGATCAGCGGCTCCTTCACTTTAATCAACGAGGCCATGCGGCTGAGTTTTTGGCCGAAAGTCCGGATAAAATATCCATCCGACCATAAAGGTCAGCTTTACATACCTTCTATTAACTGGCTGTTGCTCACCGGCTGTATCATGGTTGTATGGCATTTTGAGGAATCGAGTAAAATGGAAGCTGCTTACGGCCTGTCCATCGTGTTGTGCATGATCATGACCACGGTGCTGCTCAATTACTTTATGATCATGAAACGCATAAAATGGTATTTTATCGGTGCAATCATCACGCTGTACCTCGCAATTGAATTCGCTTTCCTTTTTGCGAATATCCAGAAATTCCGGGAAGGCGGTTACGTTACGGTTTTCATTGCGCTCGCGTTGATAGGAATAATGGCCACGTGGTACCGCGCTAAGAAAATCAGCAAGAATTACACTAAAATGGTTAAGATCGAAAACTATAAGAAAGTACTTAACGAACTTAGTTCTGATTTGACGATTCCTAAGTATGCCACGCATTTGGTGTATATGACCAATTCGGCCCGCACGGATGAAATTGAGGAGAAAGTACTCTACTCAATCTTACAGAAACGCCCGAAGCGCGCTGACCTGTACTGGTTCATCCACGTGAATATCCTCAACGAGCCATATAAGACAGAGTATAAAGTAACCGAAATTATCAAGGATGACTTAATCCGAATTGACTTTAATCTGGGTTTCCGTGAACCGACTAAAATCAATATCATGTTCAAGGAAGTCGTGAAGGATTTGGTAAAGAACGGTGAAGTAGACATTACCAGCCGATATGATTCGTTGAGTCGGAACAACATTATCGGGGACTTCAAGTTTGTCCTTTCGGAAAAATTTCTTTCAAATGACAGCGAAATGCGCTGGGATGAGAAAATTATCATGAACACCTATTTCTTTTTTAAGAAGTTAAGCTTGTCGGAAGAGAAAGCGTTTGGGCTGGACAGCAGTTCAGTCAAAATTGAAAAATTTCCGATGGTGCTTCACCCGCCGGAGAGCATCTGTATGAAGCGCGTTCATAATAATCATTAATACGTTTGGTAAAATTTGTTGAATTTTGGAATGACTTTAGTTAAATAAATACTAAATGCGTCATTTCCGATAAACATTTCCTGAATTTTATCGTCTAGTTGTTAAATCAGATAATTAAAACAGCTAAAACAAAAACTCCAGGTTATGAAAACAAAAACTTTATTTTTGATGATTGTTGCCCTTTCGGTTAACCTTACGAGGGCGCAGGATGTCACGACTGTAAATGCAAAAAACAGTGACATTAGTGATAATCTTGACTTGCGTGCGGTCGCGTCTATCTTTGGCGAATCGGCAAATCTTGAAGACTTTGAGAAGCGCCTTAACGATCCCAAGGCGCAGATTTCAAATTTAGACCTCAATAATGACGGTAAGGTGGATTACCTGAGAGTTATCGAATCAACCGAATCCGGTACCCACCTGATTGTTATCCAGTCGATACTCGATAAAGATGTCTTTCAGGACATCGCTACGGTAGAAGTCGAAAAGGATAGCAATAACGAGGCACAGGTTCAGGTTGTAGGCGATGTTTACATGTACGGTCCGAATTATATATATGAGCCTGTATATGTTACCCGCCCCGTAATTTACAGTGTCTTTTGGACCGATTATTACAGGCCATATTATTCACAGTATTATTGGAATTACTACCCAAGTTATTATTATACCTGGGCGCCTTACCCTATTTACCGTTACAGAAGGCATATCGATGTGTGCATCAATGAGCACAATCATTACAATTACGTCAATGTGAGGCGAAGCCAGCGTGCAGTCACGCTATACAGCGGCAGACGAAGCAATGGTTATGAAGTGTCACACCCAAACCGATCTTTCTCTCAACGAAACAATAATGTTTCCAACCGTTATGAGCTGGACCAGACGAGAAAAACACTGGCAGCGGAAAGGGTTAATTCGGCGCCTAGGGTAACAAGGTCAGGTAATACCTCACTTTATGGAACCCGAAATAACGCGGCAACAGGTTCAGTAAGAGCCACCACTCCGCGAACCAACGCGGAAACCAGGGTTAGAGTGAACACACCT
The nucleotide sequence above comes from Flavobacterium magnum. Encoded proteins:
- a CDS encoding KUP/HAK/KT family potassium transporter, yielding MGSHKSHLNKLTLGGLLVTLGIIYGDIGTSPLYVMKAIVGDDPIAADVVLGGISCIFWTLTLQTTIKYVIITLNADNNGEGGIFALYALVRRTKVKWLIVPAVIGGSALLADGIITPPISVSSAVEGLNTFYPGLDTVPYVIAILIILFSIQQFGTNLVGKFFAPLMLIWFSMLGVLGVSMIYGHAEIFKALNPYYAYELLVAHPDGIFLLGAVFLCTTGAEALYSDMGHCGRKNIRVSWIFVKTMLVLNYFGQAAYLMAHQGEKLVNLGRGNNGNPFYLIMPDWFQPFGIVIATMAAVIASQALISGSFTLINEAMRLSFWPKVRIKYPSDHKGQLYIPSINWLLLTGCIMVVWHFEESSKMEAAYGLSIVLCMIMTTVLLNYFMIMKRIKWYFIGAIITLYLAIEFAFLFANIQKFREGGYVTVFIALALIGIMATWYRAKKISKNYTKMVKIENYKKVLNELSSDLTIPKYATHLVYMTNSARTDEIEEKVLYSILQKRPKRADLYWFIHVNILNEPYKTEYKVTEIIKDDLIRIDFNLGFREPTKINIMFKEVVKDLVKNGEVDITSRYDSLSRNNIIGDFKFVLSEKFLSNDSEMRWDEKIIMNTYFFFKKLSLSEEKAFGLDSSSVKIEKFPMVLHPPESICMKRVHNNH